One genomic window of Quercus lobata isolate SW786 chromosome 9, ValleyOak3.0 Primary Assembly, whole genome shotgun sequence includes the following:
- the LOC115961433 gene encoding aspartic proteinase CDR1-like, translated as MKASIGTPLIDIYGIIDTASDLVWTQCVPCEVCFNQIHPKFDPNMSSTYSEISCHSKKCQEWNQVHCSPQNSCNYVNGYASGLSKGVLAKEKITITSTSGQAVSFDIAFGCAHNNTINYNDHTTGLIALGLGPLSFPSQIGSKRFSYCLLPYGTEYTDPSITGKISFGNGSEVVGDGVVSTPFVAVGNQYYVTLEGISVGDTYVPFNSSGKVSKGNVCIDSGSPPLTLPPDFYNRLEVEVKKQISIDPIKNETLTGTRLCYRTEITNENGPKLTVHFEGADVELKPTLIFNRPVHAYDIYCFAISNTANTALADLGDQGLYGNYVQANLLIGFDLETRMVSFKPTDCTKL; from the coding sequence ATGAAGGCCTCAATTGGCACGCCACTAATAGACATCTATGGCATTATCGATACAGCTAGTGACCTTGTGTGGACACAATGTGTACCTTGTGAAGTTTGCTTTAATCAGATTCATCCCAAGTTCGATCCTAACATGTCCAGCACATACAGTGAAATTTCTTGTCATTCAAAAAAATGTCAAGAATGGAACCAAGTCCATTGTTCTCCTCAAAATAGTTGCAATTACGTCAATGGATATGCAAGTGGTTTATCCAAAGGTGTTTTGGCCAAAGAAAAAATCACCATCACTTCTACCTCTGGGCAAGCAGTTTCCTTTGATATTGCTTTTGGATGTGCACACAACAATACCATCAATTACAATGACCACACAACGGGACTCATTGCGTTAGGATTAGGGCCTTTGTcctttccttcacaaattggtAGCAAGAGGTTTTCTTATTGCTTGTTGCCATATGGTACTGAATATACTGATCCTAGTATTACAGGCAAGATAAGTTTTGGCAATGGTAGTGAAGTTGTGGGTGATGGTGTGGTTTCAACACCATTTGTAGCTGTGGGAAATCAATATTATGTGACACTAGAAGGAATTAGTGTTGGAGACACATATGTGCCCTTTAACTCTTCAGGTAAGGTTTCTAAGGGCAACGTTTGTATCGATTCAGGATCACCACCATTGACTTTGCCACCAGATTTTTATAATCGCTTAGAGGTGGAAGTGAAGAAGCAGATTTCAATTGATCCCATTAAAAATGAAACTCTAACAGGGACACGGCTTTGCTATAGAACTGAAATTACTAATGaaaatggaccaaaattgaCTGTCCATTTTGAAGGTGCAGATGTGGAGTTAAAGCCTACACTAATTTTCAATCGACCGGTTCATGCATATGATATTTACTGCTTTGCAATTAGTAATACTGCAAATACTGCATTGGCAGATTTGGGTGACCAAGGATTATATGGCAACTATGTTCAAGCAAATTTGTTGATTGGGTTTGACTTGGAAACAAGGATGGTCTCGTTCAAGCCGACTGATTGCACTAAACTGTAG